The bacterium genome includes a window with the following:
- a CDS encoding glycine C-acetyltransferase, whose amino-acid sequence MSKQIYKDISDEIKKIKKEGLYKYERVITGPQGASISVLGREEILNFCANNYLGLANHPRVLEAAHSTLSEYGYGMSSVRFICGTQTIHKKLEEKVSEFLHTEDTILYAACFDANGGIFEPFMDKNSAIITDSLNHASIIDGIRLTKAKRFIYKHSDMQDLENQLKEASSGKYRMIVTDGVFSMDGDIAKLDEIHALAVKYDAIVMVDDSHATGVIGKTGRRTCEQYGLLGKIDLITTTFGKALGGASGGCISGRRELIDYLRQRSRPYLFSNTLAPVVAGTSIAVIEMLQKDSSILKKLQDNTAYFRAGMEKSGFNVRKGEHPIVPVMLYNDKLAHDMADRLLEEGIYVIGFTFPVVPKGEARIRVQISAAHEREHLDRAIKAFVKVGKELNILNKGR is encoded by the coding sequence ATGTCAAAACAAATTTATAAAGATATCAGTGATGAGATTAAAAAAATAAAAAAAGAGGGCCTCTACAAATATGAAAGAGTAATTACAGGGCCCCAGGGTGCCAGTATCAGTGTCCTTGGAAGAGAAGAGATTCTTAATTTCTGTGCAAATAATTATCTAGGCCTTGCCAATCATCCGAGAGTCCTTGAAGCAGCGCACAGTACCTTATCGGAATATGGCTATGGGATGTCATCTGTAAGGTTTATTTGCGGAACTCAGACAATTCATAAAAAACTTGAAGAAAAAGTCTCCGAATTTCTGCATACGGAAGATACTATTCTTTATGCAGCATGTTTTGATGCAAACGGAGGTATTTTTGAACCGTTTATGGATAAAAATTCCGCAATTATCACTGATTCTTTGAATCATGCATCAATAATTGACGGGATAAGATTAACAAAAGCGAAACGCTTTATATATAAACACAGCGACATGCAGGACCTGGAAAACCAGCTTAAAGAGGCATCTTCAGGCAAGTACAGAATGATTGTAACAGATGGCGTTTTTTCTATGGATGGTGATATTGCAAAGCTTGATGAAATACATGCGCTTGCTGTAAAATATGATGCAATTGTGATGGTTGATGACAGCCACGCTACAGGAGTCATAGGGAAAACCGGACGTCGTACATGTGAGCAGTATGGCCTTCTAGGCAAGATTGATCTTATTACTACAACATTTGGAAAGGCTTTGGGAGGCGCTTCCGGAGGATGTATTTCAGGACGGAGGGAATTAATAGATTATCTGCGCCAGAGAAGCAGGCCCTATCTGTTTTCAAATACTCTTGCACCTGTTGTAGCTGGCACATCTATTGCGGTAATTGAAATGCTTCAAAAGGACAGCTCCATATTAAAGAAGCTGCAGGATAATACAGCATATTTCAGAGCAGGGATGGAGAAATCAGGTTTTAATGTCAGAAAAGGAGAGCATCCTATAGTTCCTGTTATGCTCTATAATGACAAACTGGCGCATGACATGGCGGATCGCCTTCTCGAAGAAGGAATTTATGTTATAGGATTTACATTTCCGGTTGTTCCAAAAGGTGAAGCCCGTATAAGAGTACAGATTTCAGCAGCACACGAAAGGGAGCATCTTGACAGAGCAATAAAAGCATTTGTAAAAGTAGGGAAAGAACTGAATATTCTAAACAAAGGCAGGTAA